The following coding sequences are from one Elusimicrobium minutum Pei191 window:
- the hisF gene encoding imidazole glycerol phosphate synthase subunit HisF, which yields MLAKRIIPCLDVKDGKTVKGVNFINFRDAGDPVALAAEYSRKGADEIVFLDITASHEKRKTLTDLARRVAAEVNIPFTIGGGVRELEDVSALLAAGADKVSLNSSALKNPNFITEIAKNFGSQVCVCAIDAKENNGKWTCYLNGGRIDTGKDLFVWAKEAENLGAGEILFTSMNHDGVKTGFANEALAKLGQIVNIPVIASGGAGSKEHFKDVFLLGHADAALAASVFHFGEIDISELKTYLRGNRIVVR from the coding sequence ATGTTAGCTAAAAGAATAATACCGTGTCTTGACGTTAAAGACGGCAAAACCGTTAAAGGGGTTAACTTTATTAACTTCCGCGATGCGGGCGACCCTGTTGCCCTTGCGGCCGAGTACAGCAGAAAAGGCGCGGACGAAATTGTTTTTTTAGACATTACCGCATCCCATGAAAAAAGAAAAACTTTAACTGATTTAGCAAGGCGCGTGGCGGCTGAAGTGAACATTCCTTTTACAATAGGCGGGGGAGTGCGGGAGTTAGAAGACGTTTCCGCTTTACTTGCCGCGGGGGCGGATAAGGTTTCACTAAACTCGTCAGCGTTAAAAAACCCTAATTTTATTACTGAAATAGCAAAAAATTTCGGCTCGCAGGTATGCGTATGCGCCATTGACGCTAAAGAAAACAACGGAAAGTGGACCTGTTATCTTAACGGCGGCAGAATTGATACAGGTAAAGATCTCTTTGTCTGGGCAAAAGAGGCTGAAAATCTTGGCGCGGGCGAAATACTTTTTACAAGCATGAACCATGACGGCGTTAAAACTGGTTTTGCCAATGAAGCCCTTGCGAAATTAGGGCAAATTGTTAATATTCCCGTAATAGCTTCCGGCGGAGCCGGCAGCAAAGAACATTTTAAAGATGTCTTTTTGCTAGGACACGCCGACGCGGCTCTTGCAGCAAGCGTTTTCCATTTTGGCGAAATAGATATCAGTGAACTAAAAACATATTTACGCGGCAACCGAATTGTTGTAAGATAG
- the hisH gene encoding imidazole glycerol phosphate synthase subunit HisH encodes MKVVIIKYNAGNIFSVTSALKRIGVEAVITDDKNIISSADKVIFPGVGEAGTTMRYLKAKNLDFFIKNLKQPVLGICLGMQLMCKKSEEGNVECLGIFDEDVQKFPAGSLKIPHMGWNNITKVKEPLFNKTLENEYVYFVHSYYVSLGTDTIASAEYILPFSAALNKNNFYATQFHPEKSGDAGERILKNFIYL; translated from the coding sequence ATGAAAGTAGTGATAATAAAATATAATGCGGGCAATATTTTTTCCGTAACTTCGGCGCTTAAAAGAATAGGCGTTGAGGCTGTTATTACCGATGATAAAAATATTATTTCCTCAGCGGATAAAGTGATTTTCCCCGGAGTCGGCGAGGCGGGCACAACCATGCGTTATTTAAAAGCAAAAAATTTGGATTTTTTTATAAAAAATCTTAAGCAGCCTGTTTTGGGTATTTGCTTAGGAATGCAGCTCATGTGTAAAAAATCTGAAGAGGGAAATGTTGAGTGCTTAGGCATTTTTGATGAAGATGTACAAAAATTTCCGGCAGGTTCTTTAAAAATACCTCACATGGGTTGGAATAATATTACCAAGGTAAAAGAGCCTCTTTTTAACAAAACGCTTGAGAACGAATACGTATACTTTGTTCACAGCTATTACGTTTCTTTGGGGACGGATACAATAGCCTCGGCGGAATATATTTTACCTTTCAGCGCTGCTTTAAATAAAAATAATTTTTACGCCACGCAGTTCCATCCCGAAAAAAGCGGCGACGCGGGCGAACGGATTTTAAAAAATTTTATATATTTGTAA
- the tuf gene encoding elongation factor Tu yields MAKEKFVRTKPHVNVGTIGHVDHGKTTLTTALTKVLAKEGKAKEMGYADIAKGGVVRDASKIVTVAVSHVEYESDKRHYAHIDCPGHADYIKNMITGAAQMDGAILVVSAQDGPMPQTREHVLLAKQVNVPKLVVFLNKVDLADAELLDLVEMEIRDLLSKYEFDGDNTPIIRGSALKAIEGDSSPIGEPSIKALLEALDTWIPEPKRETDKPFLMAVEDVFSITGRGTVATGRIERGVVKVGDTIEIIGFRDTMNTVATGIEMFRKLLDQGEAGDNVGVLLRGVEKNQIERGQVLAAPKSIKPHTKFKGQVYILKKDEGGRHTPLTPGYKPQFYFRTTDVTGELKFAGDMIMPGDNAEIEVTLITPVAMEEGLRFAIREGGRTVGAGVVTKVIE; encoded by the coding sequence ATGGCTAAAGAAAAGTTTGTAAGAACAAAGCCGCACGTTAACGTAGGCACGATCGGTCACGTTGACCACGGTAAAACGACATTGACGACAGCATTGACGAAGGTATTAGCGAAAGAAGGGAAAGCTAAAGAGATGGGATATGCTGACATAGCGAAAGGGGGCGTAGTAAGAGACGCTTCAAAGATTGTTACGGTGGCGGTATCACACGTAGAATATGAATCGGACAAAAGGCATTATGCGCACATAGACTGTCCGGGACACGCTGATTATATTAAGAACATGATAACGGGAGCGGCGCAGATGGACGGTGCGATATTGGTAGTATCGGCGCAAGACGGTCCTATGCCGCAGACGAGAGAGCACGTATTGTTAGCGAAACAGGTTAACGTACCAAAGCTTGTGGTATTTTTAAACAAAGTAGACTTAGCGGACGCGGAGTTATTGGACTTAGTTGAAATGGAAATCAGAGATTTGTTAAGCAAATATGAATTTGACGGAGACAATACGCCGATAATCAGAGGATCCGCGTTAAAAGCGATAGAAGGGGACAGTTCACCTATAGGGGAACCTTCGATAAAAGCATTATTGGAAGCGCTTGACACATGGATACCTGAGCCGAAGAGAGAAACGGACAAGCCGTTTTTGATGGCGGTAGAAGACGTATTTTCGATTACGGGGCGCGGAACAGTGGCTACGGGCAGAATTGAAAGAGGTGTGGTAAAAGTAGGCGATACGATAGAGATAATCGGTTTTAGAGACACGATGAACACGGTAGCTACGGGTATAGAAATGTTCCGTAAGTTATTAGATCAGGGAGAGGCTGGCGATAACGTAGGGGTATTGCTTAGAGGCGTAGAAAAGAACCAGATTGAAAGAGGTCAGGTATTAGCGGCTCCTAAGTCAATCAAACCGCACACAAAGTTCAAAGGTCAGGTATATATTTTGAAGAAGGATGAAGGTGGCAGACATACGCCGTTGACACCAGGATATAAACCTCAGTTTTACTTTAGAACAACGGACGTTACTGGCGAATTGAAATTTGCGGGCGATATGATAATGCCTGGAGATAACGCGGAGATAGAAGTAACGTTGATTACGCCTGTGGCGATGGAAGAAGGCTTAAGATTCGCGATAAGAGAAGGCGGCAGGACAGTAGGCGCCGGCGTAGTAACAAAAGTTATCGAGTAA
- a CDS encoding outer membrane beta-barrel protein has product MKKILALCLMFAAVNVMAGIDGGLEAGQTRIGVYGGISMPQDWTFDYGIGNFDEAPGETGPIFGAEIIRTVVPAFSVGLDVSYATHGDNKFDNNLTKLNSNVMSAHVVGRANFFAEEATRLYIPFGAGVSRFEAEAKALGMTDKAHETTFSFLAGVGFEFDLSPVWTMGIEGRYFYMPLDKDKFANNDKFDSFNLLLKLGARF; this is encoded by the coding sequence ATGAAAAAAATATTGGCATTATGCCTTATGTTTGCGGCTGTCAACGTTATGGCGGGGATAGACGGCGGCCTTGAAGCGGGACAAACCCGTATAGGCGTTTACGGCGGTATCAGCATGCCTCAGGATTGGACCTTTGATTATGGTATCGGTAATTTTGACGAAGCCCCCGGTGAAACGGGCCCCATTTTCGGCGCGGAAATTATAAGAACGGTAGTTCCCGCTTTTTCAGTAGGTCTTGATGTAAGCTACGCGACCCACGGGGATAATAAATTCGATAATAACTTGACTAAATTAAATTCAAACGTTATGAGCGCGCATGTGGTAGGCAGGGCTAACTTTTTTGCCGAAGAAGCCACCCGCCTTTACATTCCCTTCGGCGCGGGCGTAAGCAGATTTGAGGCCGAAGCTAAAGCCTTGGGAATGACAGACAAAGCGCATGAAACAACATTTTCTTTTCTCGCAGGCGTGGGCTTTGAATTTGATTTAAGCCCCGTATGGACCATGGGCATTGAAGGCAGATATTTCTATATGCCTTTAGATAAAGACAAATTCGCTAACAACGATAAGTTTGACTCGTTTAACTTGCTTTTAAAACTCGGCGCGAGATTTTAA
- a CDS encoding KdsC family phosphatase — MRKSDITKRAEKVKMLVTDVDGVLTDGSLQFFNWEGDKKNPLEIKKFYSLDGVGLLALKGCGIQTAIITGGVIDASLNFVRNTGFNYIYHSTFAKRAPLEHLQKLSGISYEEMAFVGDDVIDLPVLKRVGLSCVVPNSAEDVFSIAHYHTKNYGGRGAIREVCELILRAQGKWDLFLENLENGIFMPSKFNEQHIFSREDLEKLKN; from the coding sequence ATGAGAAAAAGCGACATAACAAAAAGAGCGGAAAAGGTAAAAATGCTTGTAACTGACGTTGACGGCGTTCTTACGGACGGCAGCCTGCAGTTTTTTAACTGGGAAGGGGACAAAAAGAACCCGTTGGAAATAAAAAAATTTTATTCATTGGACGGAGTAGGTCTGCTTGCGCTTAAAGGATGCGGTATTCAAACGGCCATAATTACCGGCGGGGTTATAGACGCGAGTCTTAATTTCGTGCGAAACACTGGTTTTAACTATATATACCACAGCACTTTCGCAAAGCGGGCTCCTTTAGAGCATTTGCAAAAACTTTCAGGCATATCTTATGAAGAAATGGCCTTTGTGGGCGATGATGTTATTGACCTGCCTGTTTTAAAAAGAGTTGGGCTTTCATGTGTTGTTCCAAATTCTGCCGAGGATGTTTTTAGCATAGCCCATTACCATACAAAAAATTACGGCGGACGCGGGGCCATACGTGAGGTGTGCGAACTTATTTTGCGCGCCCAGGGTAAATGGGATTTGTTTTTGGAAAATCTTGAAAACGGCATTTTTATGCCCAGTAAATTTAATGAGCAGCATATATTTTCAAGAGAAGATTTAGAGAAGTTAAAAAACTAA
- a CDS encoding CsgG/HfaB family protein, with the protein MKKILFSGIVSCLLLFGCATKTVISQDYDFKNVKRIGIMAFDSPWQSFTGAENLFAKYLLENGFTIIERAKIEQVLQEHNLSITGYLSPETTKMLGKILGVDLLLMGEITSYTPEKKTLTMVETRNYRTEPVFSTQMVKKPDGSVVATSRPSGQRVTNQREVTPTEYTISAQVGVIAKLVDVETAEVVWIGTDTAQDYSSLSAVDSIAKRLIKSFTKELEKQQKNARR; encoded by the coding sequence ATGAAAAAAATATTGTTTTCAGGTATAGTTTCTTGCCTACTTCTTTTTGGCTGCGCAACCAAAACGGTAATAAGCCAGGATTACGATTTTAAAAACGTAAAAAGAATAGGTATTATGGCCTTTGATTCCCCCTGGCAAAGTTTTACCGGGGCCGAAAATTTATTTGCCAAATACTTGCTTGAAAACGGATTTACAATTATTGAAAGAGCTAAAATAGAGCAAGTGCTGCAAGAACACAATTTATCAATAACGGGATACCTTTCACCTGAAACAACAAAAATGTTGGGTAAAATTTTAGGCGTTGATTTGCTGCTTATGGGTGAAATTACTTCATATACCCCCGAGAAAAAAACTTTAACAATGGTAGAAACCCGCAACTACAGAACTGAGCCTGTTTTCAGCACGCAAATGGTAAAAAAACCTGACGGCTCCGTAGTGGCCACTTCAAGGCCCTCAGGACAAAGGGTAACAAACCAGCGTGAGGTTACCCCCACAGAATACACCATAAGCGCGCAGGTTGGCGTGATAGCCAAACTTGTTGACGTTGAAACAGCCGAAGTTGTATGGATAGGAACAGACACCGCGCAAGATTACAGTTCTCTTTCCGCAGTGGACAGCATTGCCAAAAGGCTTATTAAAAGCTTTACAAAAGAATTAGAGAAACAACAAAAAAATGCAAGAAGATAA
- the serS gene encoding serine--tRNA ligase → MLDIKLFANDLEGVKKSLASRNPALLTLVGEITELNKTYKELLTSVENMRAKRNELSKSVGILKQKDPAAAEEAMKEVSLIKTGMSEKENMLEEIKKKISNTMLNIPNMPDPSVTIGKDEKDNKEIRKDGAAPSFSFKPLDHHAVGEKLGILDFETAAVLSGSRFALLKGDGARLERALISYMLDKHAKKGYTEVVPPSIVNEEILIGTGQLPKFREDMYALEGEPKQFLISTAEIPLTNMNRGKVLQEAELPVKLTAGTPCFRKEAGTYGKDTRGLIRNHQFDKVELVMISNSNDSFNLLEAMTADAEDVLKGLGLAYRTVELCTGDMGFSSAKTYDIEVWMPSENKYREISSCSNCTSFQARRMNLRYKNAEGKIEFVHTLNGSGVAVGRALAAILENYQQEDGSVIVPEALRPYFGKDIIK, encoded by the coding sequence ATGTTAGACATTAAATTATTCGCAAATGACTTAGAAGGGGTAAAAAAATCTCTTGCTTCAAGAAATCCGGCCTTGCTTACTTTAGTTGGCGAAATAACTGAGCTTAATAAAACATATAAAGAACTTTTAACAAGTGTTGAAAATATGAGGGCAAAAAGAAACGAACTTTCTAAATCAGTAGGCATTTTAAAACAAAAAGACCCTGCCGCCGCTGAAGAAGCGATGAAAGAAGTTTCTTTGATTAAAACAGGTATGTCCGAAAAAGAAAACATGCTTGAGGAAATTAAAAAAAAGATTAGTAATACCATGCTTAATATCCCCAACATGCCGGACCCTTCGGTAACAATAGGTAAAGATGAAAAAGATAATAAAGAAATCCGCAAAGACGGCGCGGCGCCTTCTTTTTCCTTTAAACCTTTAGACCACCACGCCGTGGGTGAAAAACTTGGCATTTTAGATTTTGAAACGGCTGCTGTATTATCCGGAAGCCGCTTTGCCCTTTTAAAAGGTGACGGAGCCAGGCTTGAACGCGCTTTAATAAGTTATATGTTAGATAAGCACGCAAAAAAAGGATATACCGAAGTTGTGCCGCCTTCAATAGTTAATGAAGAAATTTTAATAGGCACCGGACAGCTGCCTAAGTTTAGGGAAGATATGTACGCCCTTGAAGGCGAGCCTAAACAATTTTTAATTTCCACCGCAGAGATTCCTTTAACCAACATGAACAGGGGTAAAGTTTTGCAGGAAGCCGAACTTCCCGTAAAGCTTACTGCAGGCACGCCCTGTTTTAGGAAAGAGGCGGGTACCTACGGCAAAGACACCAGAGGACTTATACGAAACCACCAGTTTGATAAAGTTGAGCTTGTTATGATATCAAACTCAAACGATTCTTTTAACCTGTTAGAAGCAATGACTGCCGACGCTGAGGATGTTTTAAAAGGCTTAGGCCTAGCTTACCGCACTGTTGAACTTTGCACGGGGGATATGGGGTTTAGCTCGGCAAAAACATATGATATAGAAGTTTGGATGCCAAGCGAAAACAAATACCGCGAAATTTCTTCCTGCTCGAATTGCACTTCTTTCCAAGCGCGCAGAATGAATTTACGCTATAAAAATGCCGAAGGTAAAATAGAGTTTGTCCATACGCTTAACGGAAGCGGCGTAGCCGTAGGCCGCGCTCTTGCCGCTATCCTTGAAAACTACCAGCAGGAAGACGGCTCCGTAATAGTGCCTGAAGCATTAAGACCTTATTTCGGTAAAGATATAATAAAATAA
- a CDS encoding tetratricopeptide repeat protein encodes MKKILSIFFLTLCVSLFAQDKKDIEKDIIKYGGAGIRAVYNLDFPTAQKNIDIAFQKYPNHPYAHFGNMLIAWGRFTYEFEKSDPEQKKIFESVLSSSINGINIWLKDNPKDPTAFMALGGAYGLKGMFAMDNKNWVTAYFSAKKGISYMRKALEADPEFYDAYFGLGIYEYYTGTLPSVIKVLAKIVAIKGNQTKGIEYLNISKEKGQFTSDSSKLMLVEIYNNRLSQFYNPQESLMYIRTVSNKYPANPLMPFVEIITEFENKNYDIVIKKAKTFINKIGAAPFYTTMYIPRSYTAIGTAQMAKGEWEQALKTFENAKAISFNKSEPTRWAVWNLIRLGQCYDALGQREKALSTYRMVTAMPNTWELNDEAKKFIKTPFTKETALGPLPPL; translated from the coding sequence ATGAAGAAAATTTTAAGTATATTTTTTCTTACTTTGTGCGTGTCCTTATTCGCGCAAGACAAGAAAGATATTGAAAAAGACATTATCAAATATGGCGGCGCGGGCATACGCGCGGTCTATAACCTGGACTTTCCTACCGCACAAAAAAATATAGATATCGCTTTTCAAAAATACCCCAACCACCCGTACGCTCATTTTGGCAACATGCTTATAGCCTGGGGAAGGTTTACTTATGAATTTGAAAAAAGCGACCCGGAACAGAAAAAGATTTTTGAGTCAGTCCTTTCCTCTTCCATAAACGGGATTAACATTTGGCTTAAGGATAACCCAAAAGATCCAACCGCCTTTATGGCCCTGGGCGGAGCATACGGGTTAAAAGGCATGTTCGCTATGGACAACAAAAACTGGGTTACGGCATATTTTTCAGCCAAAAAGGGAATAAGTTATATGCGAAAAGCGCTTGAAGCGGACCCGGAATTTTATGACGCCTACTTCGGCCTTGGCATATATGAATATTACACGGGCACGCTGCCTTCCGTAATTAAAGTTTTGGCTAAAATAGTGGCTATAAAAGGGAATCAGACAAAAGGCATTGAATATTTAAATATTTCCAAAGAAAAAGGACAGTTCACCTCTGACTCTTCAAAACTTATGTTAGTTGAAATATATAATAACAGGCTTTCACAGTTTTATAACCCGCAAGAATCACTTATGTATATAAGAACTGTTTCCAACAAATATCCGGCAAATCCGCTTATGCCTTTTGTTGAAATTATAACGGAATTTGAAAATAAAAACTATGATATTGTCATTAAAAAAGCCAAGACTTTTATAAATAAAATAGGCGCTGCTCCTTTCTATACAACTATGTATATTCCCCGTTCGTATACCGCTATAGGCACGGCGCAAATGGCTAAGGGAGAATGGGAACAGGCATTAAAAACATTTGAAAACGCCAAAGCTATTTCTTTTAACAAAAGTGAACCTACCAGATGGGCGGTTTGGAATTTAATAAGATTAGGACAGTGCTATGACGCATTAGGGCAAAGGGAAAAAGCCTTATCCACATATAGAATGGTAACAGCTATGCCAAACACCTGGGAGCTTAATGACGAGGCTAAAAAATTTATAAAAACCCCGTTTACCAAAGAAACCGCGCTCGGCCCGCTGCCCCCTCTTTAA
- a CDS encoding peptide MFS transporter — protein sequence MSQDAVAQKQKQPKALYMLFMVEMWERFNYYGMRALLALFMVSTVIGFTKATSSKIYGMFTALVYLTPVIGGYLADKFIGKRHSITIGAILMAMGQFTLASYELIPARLALCIGLVLIIIGNGFFKPNISAIVGELYEENDPRRDGGFTIFYMGINLGAFIAPFVCGTLGQKIAWKYGFMSAGIGMLIGLVWYLVSQKKFLGDIGLYPVSKVTTSNKEELNRPLTKEDKDKIKAISVFVFFAVFFFAFFEQAGTSLTFFAEEATRLYVNLPFFGQVKLESSYFQAINPIFVILLAPIFAKLWLNLGAKKKEPSIPNKFGWGLFLQGIGFAVIAVGASFFLKGGPVSAIWLIGVYFFCTTGELCLSPVGLSMVTKLAPAKLMSLLMGVWLMSSFFGNLLAGWLASFYESWQLTTLFSVPAVLSIMFGVIMWLMTNKVKRWMHGVN from the coding sequence ATGTCACAAGACGCAGTAGCGCAAAAACAAAAACAACCTAAAGCTTTATATATGCTTTTTATGGTTGAAATGTGGGAAAGGTTCAATTACTATGGTATGAGAGCTTTACTTGCTTTATTTATGGTTAGCACTGTAATAGGATTTACAAAAGCCACCTCAAGTAAAATATACGGTATGTTTACCGCTTTAGTTTACTTAACCCCTGTAATCGGCGGTTATTTGGCCGATAAGTTTATAGGTAAAAGACACTCTATAACAATAGGCGCCATTTTAATGGCCATGGGCCAGTTCACATTAGCTTCTTATGAGCTTATTCCTGCAAGATTAGCCTTGTGCATCGGTTTAGTCTTAATTATTATCGGCAACGGTTTCTTTAAACCTAATATTTCCGCTATAGTCGGCGAATTGTATGAAGAAAACGACCCCAGAAGAGACGGAGGTTTTACCATTTTCTACATGGGTATTAACCTTGGCGCTTTTATAGCTCCATTTGTCTGCGGCACATTAGGCCAAAAAATCGCTTGGAAATACGGTTTTATGTCAGCCGGTATCGGTATGCTTATAGGTCTTGTGTGGTATTTGGTTTCACAGAAAAAGTTTTTAGGCGATATAGGTTTATACCCTGTAAGCAAAGTAACTACCTCTAACAAAGAAGAACTTAACAGACCTTTAACAAAAGAAGACAAAGACAAAATTAAAGCGATTTCCGTATTCGTGTTTTTTGCCGTGTTTTTCTTTGCTTTTTTTGAACAGGCGGGAACTTCACTTACCTTCTTCGCGGAAGAAGCTACAAGGCTTTACGTAAACCTTCCTTTCTTTGGGCAAGTTAAACTGGAATCTTCTTATTTCCAGGCTATTAACCCTATATTTGTTATCTTATTAGCTCCTATATTTGCCAAACTTTGGCTTAACTTAGGCGCTAAGAAAAAGGAACCCTCAATCCCCAATAAGTTCGGCTGGGGTCTTTTTCTCCAAGGTATCGGTTTTGCGGTTATAGCGGTAGGCGCCAGCTTCTTCTTAAAGGGCGGCCCTGTAAGTGCTATTTGGCTTATCGGCGTGTACTTTTTCTGCACCACCGGCGAACTTTGCTTAAGCCCTGTAGGTTTATCAATGGTTACAAAACTTGCTCCCGCTAAACTTATGTCACTCTTAATGGGTGTTTGGCTTATGTCAAGTTTCTTTGGAAACCTTCTTGCGGGCTGGTTGGCAAGCTTCTATGAATCATGGCAGCTTACAACATTGTTCTCCGTACCTGCGGTGCTCTCCATAATGTTTGGCGTAATTATGTGGTTAATGACAAACAAAGTAAAACGATGGATGCATGGCGTAAACTAA
- a CDS encoding zinc ribbon domain-containing protein, producing MNSEPQQNRPPVNIEQSALAQEKVACWKCKKPVDRQDNFCRHCGQGLGDKAPWYYQHYGILIIIPMVGPLALYNIIKSPVISVKAKIIYTIATLAFTAAVVYAVYFVFNMLFSLINGTMTGAMYM from the coding sequence ATGAATTCGGAACCTCAGCAGAACCGCCCTCCCGTTAACATTGAACAATCCGCCTTAGCCCAGGAAAAAGTTGCCTGTTGGAAATGCAAAAAACCTGTAGACAGGCAGGATAATTTTTGCAGGCATTGCGGACAGGGCCTTGGGGATAAAGCCCCTTGGTATTACCAGCATTACGGCATTTTGATAATAATACCCATGGTAGGGCCGCTGGCGCTTTACAATATAATAAAGTCACCGGTGATAAGCGTAAAAGCTAAAATTATTTATACCATAGCGACGCTGGCTTTCACTGCTGCGGTAGTATACGCGGTGTATTTTGTTTTTAATATGTTGTTTTCCTTAATTAACGGAACGATGACAGGGGCCATGTACATGTAG
- a CDS encoding RelA/SpoT family protein codes for MTKEEMLGKFRSYNPNQDTKLLEEAYDFAKKAHEGQKRASGDPYFDNHCMAVVEILLDHKLDMETLCAGILHDILEDTEYKVVDLEKRFGKNITHMVQGVTKISDLKFSSSDEETVENWRKMLVAIAKDVRVILVKLADRTHNMRTLQFLPDADRRKRKATETLNLYAPLAQRLGMFSLKTELEDLSFKHLCPSEFAKLYAQVEKRTKDREGALNSFREKLSKILEEDGIPFRLLSRAKNYYSIYRKMQKQNLTFAQIQDSLGVRIITQTVADCYRALGMVHSTFRPITGSFTDYIAMPKVNMYQSIHTTVMLETGDIVEIQIRTEEMHRVCEYGIAAHWRYKVGATKTDKNFDEKINWLRQWIEWQQDLTAPREFLEGFKTDITLQQVFVFTPKAEVKSLPEGSTPIDFAYAIHSDIGDKYWGAKVNNKMVRMDYVFKTGDICEIVTRNNSGPKYDWLEVAKTAHARSRIKRMLREKGIQL; via the coding sequence ATGACAAAAGAGGAAATGCTGGGGAAATTTAGGAGTTATAATCCGAACCAAGACACTAAACTTCTTGAAGAGGCCTATGACTTCGCTAAAAAAGCGCATGAAGGACAAAAACGCGCTTCCGGCGATCCTTATTTTGATAACCACTGCATGGCGGTGGTGGAAATATTGCTTGATCATAAACTTGATATGGAAACGCTTTGCGCGGGTATTTTGCATGATATTTTAGAGGATACTGAATATAAAGTAGTTGATTTGGAAAAGCGTTTCGGTAAAAATATTACGCATATGGTTCAGGGTGTAACAAAGATAAGCGATTTAAAATTTTCCTCTTCCGATGAAGAAACTGTTGAAAACTGGCGTAAAATGCTTGTAGCCATAGCAAAAGACGTGCGCGTTATTTTAGTTAAATTAGCTGACAGGACGCATAATATGCGCACTTTGCAATTTTTGCCCGACGCGGACAGAAGGAAAAGAAAAGCTACCGAAACTTTAAACCTTTACGCCCCTTTGGCGCAGCGTTTGGGTATGTTTAGTTTGAAAACGGAATTGGAAGATTTATCTTTTAAACACCTTTGTCCTTCCGAATTCGCCAAACTTTACGCGCAAGTTGAAAAAAGAACTAAAGACCGAGAAGGCGCCCTTAATTCTTTTAGAGAAAAACTTTCTAAAATTTTAGAAGAAGACGGCATCCCCTTCCGGCTTTTATCAAGGGCAAAAAACTATTATTCTATTTACCGTAAAATGCAAAAGCAAAATTTGACTTTTGCGCAAATCCAGGATTCTTTGGGCGTAAGAATTATTACCCAAACAGTGGCGGATTGTTACCGCGCTTTGGGAATGGTGCATTCCACATTCCGCCCTATAACAGGCTCTTTTACTGATTATATAGCCATGCCAAAAGTTAATATGTACCAAAGCATACATACCACTGTTATGCTTGAAACGGGCGACATTGTTGAAATACAAATAAGAACCGAGGAAATGCACAGAGTGTGCGAATACGGCATTGCCGCGCACTGGCGTTATAAAGTGGGCGCTACAAAAACAGATAAAAATTTTGACGAAAAGATAAACTGGTTAAGGCAGTGGATAGAGTGGCAGCAGGATTTAACCGCCCCCAGGGAATTTTTAGAAGGTTTTAAAACGGATATAACCTTGCAGCAGGTATTTGTTTTTACCCCGAAAGCGGAGGTAAAAAGCCTGCCGGAAGGCTCTACTCCTATTGACTTCGCTTACGCCATTCACTCAGATATAGGAGATAAGTATTGGGGCGCTAAGGTTAATAATAAAATGGTCCGCATGGATTATGTTTTTAAAACGGGTGATATTTGTGAAATTGTTACCAGAAATAACAGCGGCCCTAAATATGACTGGCTTGAAGTCGCCAAAACCGCGCACGCCCGTTCCCGCATTAAACGTATGCTTAGGGAAAAGGGCATACAGCTTTAA